A genomic segment from Verrucomicrobiaceae bacterium encodes:
- the deoC gene encoding deoxyribose-phosphate aldolase: MKYSYSDLSKMIDHSLLHPTMTDADLEAGCKLAAQYQAASVCIKPYAVKQAVAWLQGSGVLVGCVIGFPHGNSTSESKRYETELACKDGAAEIDMVINIGKALSGDWDYVEADVKVVCDEAHRHGAKVKVIFENDYLTQGGAGLSSDDFKRKLCQLCERAGADWVKTSTGYGFVKQADGSYNYKGATEHDLALMRASCGPQVQVKAAGGVRDLDGLIRVRELGGTRCGATATAAMMDDYRRREAAGSLDGAGGKIGAGGY; the protein is encoded by the coding sequence ATGAAATACAGCTACTCCGACCTCTCCAAAATGATCGACCATAGCCTGCTGCATCCGACGATGACAGATGCTGACCTGGAGGCTGGGTGCAAACTCGCCGCGCAATACCAAGCAGCCTCCGTCTGCATCAAACCCTACGCCGTGAAGCAAGCCGTGGCGTGGCTACAAGGCAGCGGCGTGCTCGTCGGCTGCGTGATCGGCTTCCCCCATGGCAATAGCACATCGGAATCCAAGCGCTATGAGACCGAGCTCGCCTGCAAAGACGGCGCAGCAGAGATCGACATGGTCATCAATATCGGCAAGGCACTCAGCGGCGACTGGGACTACGTGGAGGCAGATGTGAAAGTCGTCTGCGATGAAGCGCATCGCCACGGTGCGAAGGTGAAGGTGATTTTTGAAAACGACTACCTCACCCAGGGTGGCGCGGGCCTCAGCAGTGATGATTTCAAGCGCAAGCTCTGCCAGCTCTGCGAGCGTGCAGGTGCAGACTGGGTGAAAACCAGCACCGGCTACGGCTTTGTGAAGCAAGCGGATGGCAGCTACAATTACAAAGGAGCTACGGAGCACGATTTGGCGCTTATGCGGGCCAGTTGTGGCCCCCAGGTGCAAGTGAAGGCCGCTGGTGGTGTGCGTGATCTCGATGGTCTCATCCGCGTGCGTGAGCTGGGTGGCACCCGCTGCGGTGCCACAGCCACCGCTGCCATGATGGATGACTATCGCCGCCGTGAGGCCGCAGGCTCTCTCGATGGCGCAGGTGGCAAAATCGGCGCAGGTGGCTATTGA
- a CDS encoding DegT/DnrJ/EryC1/StrS family aminotransferase yields the protein MTCIPMVPLLDVNAQNHPLESELQAAFTQVLKHGRFIMGPEMETFEKEIATMTGAKHALAVSSGTDALLLALMALDIRPGDEVLCPAFTFFATAGAVSRLGAVPVFTDICPICFNMDVNDARAKITAKTKALIPVHLFGQCADMDPILALAQEHGLKVVEDAAQSIGAAYKGRQSGTMGHFGTYSFFPSKNLGGFGDGGMLVTSDDELAEFARVLRVHGSKPKYYHHYVGGNFRMDTLQCALLSVKVKRYAQYTADRQRNAAHYTAALSKLPGVVSADPAHCKCAAAQNAALAAQNAKLVLPTSYSHNTHIWNQFTLRVLGGRRDSLRDHLVAKKIGCDIYYPVTLDQQQCFANLPSSSRQGCDVSHQLAAEVLSIPIYGELSEAQREEVISAIAEWL from the coding sequence ATGACCTGTATCCCCATGGTCCCACTCCTCGACGTCAACGCCCAGAACCACCCGCTCGAATCTGAACTCCAGGCTGCCTTTACCCAGGTGCTGAAGCATGGCCGCTTCATCATGGGGCCGGAGATGGAGACTTTTGAAAAAGAAATCGCCACCATGACGGGGGCGAAGCACGCTCTCGCCGTCTCCTCCGGCACGGATGCGCTGCTGCTGGCGCTCATGGCGCTGGACATCCGGCCTGGGGATGAGGTGCTGTGCCCTGCATTCACCTTTTTTGCCACCGCAGGTGCCGTCTCCCGCCTGGGGGCCGTGCCGGTCTTCACGGACATTTGCCCGATCTGCTTCAACATGGATGTGAATGATGCACGGGCAAAAATCACCGCCAAAACAAAGGCTCTCATCCCAGTGCATCTCTTTGGCCAATGCGCTGACATGGACCCCATCCTCGCCCTCGCCCAGGAGCATGGCCTGAAAGTCGTCGAGGACGCAGCGCAGTCCATCGGCGCAGCCTACAAAGGCCGTCAAAGCGGCACCATGGGCCACTTTGGCACGTACAGCTTCTTCCCCAGCAAAAACCTGGGCGGTTTCGGTGACGGCGGCATGCTGGTGACGAGCGACGATGAGCTCGCGGAGTTCGCCCGTGTGCTGCGGGTGCATGGCAGCAAGCCCAAGTACTATCATCACTACGTAGGCGGCAATTTCCGCATGGACACGCTGCAATGCGCCCTCCTGAGCGTGAAAGTGAAGCGCTACGCCCAATACACCGCTGATCGCCAGCGCAATGCCGCGCACTACACGGCAGCGCTCTCAAAGCTCCCCGGCGTGGTCTCCGCAGATCCTGCCCACTGCAAATGCGCTGCTGCGCAAAACGCCGCTCTAGCCGCACAAAATGCCAAGCTGGTGCTGCCCACCAGTTACAGCCACAACACACACATCTGGAATCAATTCACCCTGCGTGTCCTCGGCGGTAGGCGTGATTCCTTGCGCGATCATCTGGTGGCGAAGAAAATCGGCTGTGACATCTACTACCCGGTCACGCTGGATCAGCAGCAATGCTTTGCCAATCTGCCATCCAGCAGCCGCCAGGGCTGCGATGTGAGCCACCAACTCGCTGCTGAAGTGCTGAGCATCCCGATCTACGGCGAACTCAGTGAAGCCCAACGCGAGGAAGTCATCTCCGCCATCGCCGAGTGGCTGTGA